In Theobroma cacao cultivar B97-61/B2 chromosome 7, Criollo_cocoa_genome_V2, whole genome shotgun sequence, the genomic window atggattaaAATGCAACTTGGCATTGTTTTTCTGTTATCAAAACAGGGAGTAAGACTGAAGCCCCTTCCCAGAAATAATTACATAGATGACTGATGAGCATCAAAtgcaaagatttttttttctctcatttttcctttcaataattagaattgataatgcatgttttatgtatataaattgAGAATTCGATTTAAAGATAAGTGTATGTATTTTAtgtaattcaaataaaaatatatacaaaataaGGTATTCATTATTTTCACATATTCAACCCGATTATCAAAATAtccaaatattattaaaattcgtataaaattacaaaatactattcaaaatcaaatcttAATAATAAAGAACTATCATTAATTATCCAAAGCAGTTAAACACaagacaaatttttttatttggataCCCGTTAAATAcccatttaataaaatattattaatatttattaaaataaatagttGGCAAAATTAACAAAACCTAAAAAAGTGTTTCTCATCTTCAATCCCTATACTTATATTAATTAAGGTAAGaaggataaaaatttaaatcttattAAATCTAAAGTTttgtaatattatatataatcaGGTTCGGATCaaagtattttaaaaaatattaaaaatttattcgaATTTATATCGAGAATTTATATAGGGTGTTTTAACAATTTCGGATACcgataaaataataatctaTTTACCTCCCTAAattcaaatatcaaattttaaatctctcttgtttaataaaagaaattgaaaagaaaaactaatggaAAGAGATCGATTGAGATATCGAAGGGATAGGGAAAGCAAAACTAGCCACGTAACAAGTCAGCCTAAACAAAGTCAAAGTAAATGATTGGAGGAAAAAGGGGGCGAACCTCGTGAGGGGGCAAAAGGGTATTGGCATGGAAGACTTAGCCATACAAATTCAAACAATAAcgtataattaatttttttattataaattcatattttcaataaaaaaaacgTATTATTAActtattgattaaattttattttagcaaaaaaatgagattttaaaattttaaaatgtcaAATTTAAATCTGGTTATAATCTTAATTgtactttaaattttatttaattatatactatttgatataataattcattaaaaattattacatttaTCAATCAAACTTTATTacacaaaaaaagaagagagatattttacaactttaaaattcaaatcttattatggtttaattttatattaaatttatctaattatacattaatttagtaattatttactttatttggGAAATAATTACACATTAATTGGTATAGTCTGGGATACAGACAGAGCTCagcaaacagaaaaaaaacAGAGTGATATACGTACGTGTCCCTAATGAAAAACCCTAGTTAAATCTTCATCTCTGTCACGTTGCTCTTTACACCCTCACTTCACTGCAAATAACAACAGCAACAGCCAAcccaaaggaaaaagagaaacgaAAGAAGCCAACCATGAGCTGCTGCAGGAACCTCTCTTCTTCCCCTTCCCATTTCTGTTCTTTCTCCAAGCCTTTCCTCCCCAAATCCCTCAGCTtcccatttttcttctcttcctctCCCAACCCCAAAACAGGCCCACGGAATGCTTTCCACCTCCGCTCATGGCCACCGCAACGCAGCTTCTCTCTCACCGCAACCAAACGCGTCCCAATCCAAGCAAATTCAGCCGCCACCGCCGACGCAAAGGCTCCCAAACTGGGCAAAAGAATGGATTTGAAAAAGATTATGATCCTCGGAGCCGGTCCAATTGTCATTGGCCAAGCTTGTGAATTCGATTATTCGGGAACCCAAGCTTGCAAAGCGTTAAGAGAGGAAGGGTACGAGGTCGTTTTGATAAACTCCAACCCGGCAACCATCATGACGGACCCGGATATGGCGGACCGGACTTACGTAACTCCGATGACGCCCGAATTAGTCGAACAAGTCCTCGAAAAAGAACGTCCCGACGCGCTTCTACCCACAATGGGTGGCCAAACAGCTTTAAACCTCGCGGTGGCGTTGGCAGAGTCCGGGGTTTTAGAGAAATACGGGGTGGAGTTAATAGGAGCAAAGCTGGACGCCATTAAAAAGGCTGAGGATCGCGATTTGTTCAAGCAAGCGATGAAAAATATTGGTATTAAAACCCCGCCTTCAGGTATTGGGAATACATTAGATGAATGTATCGAAATAGCTAATGAAATCGGGGAGTTCCCATTGATCATTAGGCCAGCGTTTACTTTAGGAGGGACAGGGGGTGGGATAGCTTACaataaagaagaatttgaggCTATCTGCAAGGCGGGATTGGCTGCCAGTTTGACTTCACAAGTTTTGGTTGAGAAGTCATTGTTAGGATGGAAAGAATATGAGTTGGAAGTTATGAGGGACTTGGCTGATAACGTTGTGATCATTTGTTCAATTGAGAACATTGATCCAATGGGGGTGCATACAGGGGATTCTATTACTGTGGCGCCTGCACAGACCTTGACTGACAAGGAGTACCAGAGGTTGAGGGATTATAGTGTTGCAATAATTAGGGAGATTGGGGTGGAGTGTGGAGGTTCGAATGTCCAATTTGCGGTTAATCCTGTTGATGGTGAAGTCATGGTCATTGAGATGAATCCAAGGGTTTCAAGGAGTTCTGCTTTGGCTTCAAAAGCTACAGGCTTTCCAATTGCAAAAATGGCTGCTAAGTTGTCAGTTGGGTATTCGTTGGATCAGATTCCTAATGATATTACAAAGAAAACTCCTGCTAGTTTTGAGCCATCTATTGATTATGTGGTGACTAAGGTAAGAACTTCTTACTTGTTTGTTCGAATGATTTTGTGATGCTTTTAACCTAGTTAAGAATAAGCAAGTAGTAGATTGGTTATCAACTATAAAAACTGACAATGTGTTGtgattagttaatttaatgCTTATAACATATGCATTTACAATGTGATGATTTATTATCATAGAAGGAACAAGTCGCTGGAATCTCTCTCTGGTGATTTTAATTGCCTCTTTGATAGGAATGATGCTGTGCCAAGATTGAGTTAGCATTCACTATTTGTCTGCTTGCATATGAATTTATGTTATCAGCTTATGAGTTTCTTATTACATGAATGATGCAGATCCCACGGTTTGCATTTGAGAAATTCCCTGGTTCTCAGCCAATACTGACTACCCAGATGAAATCTGTTGGGGAATCCATGGCTCTAGGCCGCACGTTTCAAGAATCCTTTCAAAAGGCAGTTCGATCACTGGAATGTGGCTACTCTGGATGGGGTTGTGCAAAAGTTAAAGAACTTGATTGGGATTGGGACCAGCTGAAATACAGTCTGAGAGTCCCCAGCCCAGATCGCATCCATGCTATATATGCTGCAATGAAGAAGGGGATGAAAGTGGATGAGATATATGAGCTGAGTTTGATTGACAAATGGTTCCTCACTCAGTTTAAAGAATTGGTAGATGTGGAGCAATATCTTTTGTCCTGTAATTTGTCTGATCTGACAAAGGATGAATTTTATGAAGTCAAGAAGAGAGGCTTCAGTGATAAGCAAATAGCATTTGCAACGAAGTCATCAGAGAAAGAAGTCCGAGCAAAACGAATATCATTGGGAATTACTCCAGCATATAAGAGGGTAGATACTTGTGCTGCAGAGTTTGAGGCCAATACTCCTTACATGTACTCCTCTTATGATTTCGAGTGTGAATCAGCTCCAACTGAGAAGAAGAAGGTTTTGATTTTGGGTGGAGGACCAAATCGTATTGGTCAGGGGATTGAGTTTGACTATTGCTGTTGCCATACATCTTTTGCCCTTCAGGTTTGTATTATCTTCTTCCTGTTTATGCGTccataaattcaattatgcaAGCTGCTTGTATATGTCATTTTCACCCTTTTGGCATAAATTTGCTGATTTTTTTCTGTCTAATCTCTTCTGTTTTTGTTGCATTTTTCCTGTGTAGAAAGCTGGATTTGAGAcaatcatgatgaattcaaatCCTGAAACTGTGTCCACGGATTATGATACTAGTGATCGTCTTTACTTTGAACCCCTAACAGTTGAAGATGTTCTTAATGTTATTGATTTAGAAAGACCTGATGGCATCATTGTCCAATTTGGAGGTCAAACACCCCTTAAGCTGGCTCTGCCCATTCAGCATTACTTAGATGAGCACCAGCCTTTATGTGCCAGTGGGGTTGGGCATGTTCGCATTTGGGGTACATCACCAGATTCCATTGATGCAGCTGAGGACAGAGAGAGGTTCAATGCCATCCTTTATGAGTTAAAGATTGAGCAGCCAAAAGGAGGGATTGCCAAGAGTGAAGGTGATGCTCTTGCAATTGCAACAGATATAGGTTACCCAGTTGTTGTTAGGCCTTCGTATGTGTTGGGTGGCCGGGCAATGGAGATCGTATATAGTGATGACAAGCTCGTGACATATCTAGAGAATGCTGTTGAGGTGGATCCAGAACGGCCTGTACTGATTGACAAGTATTTATCTGATGCAATTGAGATTGATGTAGATGCACTTGCTGATTCGCATGGTAACGTGGTGATTGGGGGGATAATGGAGCACATTGAACAGGCTGGGATCCATTCTGGTGACTCTGCCTGTTCAATTCCCACGCAAACTATCCCATCTGCTTGCTTAGATACTATAAGGTCATGGACTACAAAATTGGCTAAGAGGTTAAACGTGTGCGGGCTCATGAACTGTCAGTATGCAATCACAGCATCTGGTGATGTTTTCTTACTTGAGGCAAATCCTCGTGCTTCTCGTACTGTACCATTTGTTTCCAAGGCAATTGGGCACCCATTGGCTAAATATGCTGCCCTTGTTATGTCGGGAAAGTCGCTTAATGATCTAGGTTTCACAAAAGAGGTGACACCAAAACATGTGTCAGTTAAGGAAGCTGTTCTTCCATTTGAGAAGTTCCAAGGTTGTGATGTGTTGTTAGGacctgaaatgaaaagcacTGGTGAGGTGATGGGCATTGATTTTG contains:
- the LOC18594090 gene encoding carbamoyl-phosphate synthase large chain, chloroplastic codes for the protein MSCCRNLSSSPSHFCSFSKPFLPKSLSFPFFFSSSPNPKTGPRNAFHLRSWPPQRSFSLTATKRVPIQANSAATADAKAPKLGKRMDLKKIMILGAGPIVIGQACEFDYSGTQACKALREEGYEVVLINSNPATIMTDPDMADRTYVTPMTPELVEQVLEKERPDALLPTMGGQTALNLAVALAESGVLEKYGVELIGAKLDAIKKAEDRDLFKQAMKNIGIKTPPSGIGNTLDECIEIANEIGEFPLIIRPAFTLGGTGGGIAYNKEEFEAICKAGLAASLTSQVLVEKSLLGWKEYELEVMRDLADNVVIICSIENIDPMGVHTGDSITVAPAQTLTDKEYQRLRDYSVAIIREIGVECGGSNVQFAVNPVDGEVMVIEMNPRVSRSSALASKATGFPIAKMAAKLSVGYSLDQIPNDITKKTPASFEPSIDYVVTKIPRFAFEKFPGSQPILTTQMKSVGESMALGRTFQESFQKAVRSLECGYSGWGCAKVKELDWDWDQLKYSLRVPSPDRIHAIYAAMKKGMKVDEIYELSLIDKWFLTQFKELVDVEQYLLSCNLSDLTKDEFYEVKKRGFSDKQIAFATKSSEKEVRAKRISLGITPAYKRVDTCAAEFEANTPYMYSSYDFECESAPTEKKKVLILGGGPNRIGQGIEFDYCCCHTSFALQKAGFETIMMNSNPETVSTDYDTSDRLYFEPLTVEDVLNVIDLERPDGIIVQFGGQTPLKLALPIQHYLDEHQPLCASGVGHVRIWGTSPDSIDAAEDRERFNAILYELKIEQPKGGIAKSEGDALAIATDIGYPVVVRPSYVLGGRAMEIVYSDDKLVTYLENAVEVDPERPVLIDKYLSDAIEIDVDALADSHGNVVIGGIMEHIEQAGIHSGDSACSIPTQTIPSACLDTIRSWTTKLAKRLNVCGLMNCQYAITASGDVFLLEANPRASRTVPFVSKAIGHPLAKYAALVMSGKSLNDLGFTKEVTPKHVSVKEAVLPFEKFQGCDVLLGPEMKSTGEVMGIDFEFAIAFAKAQIAAGQKLPLSGTVFLSLNDLTKPYLERIAKAFLGLGFQIVSTSGTAHFLELKGIPVERVLKMHEGRPHAGDMIANGQIQLMLITSSGDALDQIDGRRLRRMALAYKVPIITTVDGALASAEAIRSLKSCAINMIALQDFFDTEVEAGSSKNLLSTSSSL